One stretch of Arachis duranensis cultivar V14167 chromosome 1, aradu.V14167.gnm2.J7QH, whole genome shotgun sequence DNA includes these proteins:
- the LOC107470809 gene encoding uncharacterized protein LOC107470809 — MGYFKVKVYHGGWFTYKNGPLEYVGGETTVIEEIDGDRWSVFEAYAELKQLGYVEENIPSLWFKDPVAEDMEKNLKLFKTDADSIEMCRIAELRDHVDLYVVHKVQDEEMFLDVGYIDVGDKDGMCDISEGQELVPYGGVDEGGKQSKPFAADSGAEDDNEVGYDKSSDSDSLDSEYNPSGEEDDSEDDVHFTDSDDDVDPEVSGFQDVNVMSKKPRAVNKNACANEQFENVEGGDRDDLDFDHQVGSDSEHEGFTFPVHKLQKDMSQYKWEVSTLYASQDEFKDTVTAYAVHTARSIRFRKCDLQRVRAVCSGDCPFWVYAAKVRGEETWQLRSMNLTHTCTQAHRVGILRSKWLGKAFKKKVESNPKVKIKELVSKAQKKWNLTVTKSLATKTKQIALDQIQETFREQYKRIYDYGQELMRANPGSSVRIQVQRSPDLDSKAPASSRTSYCIFQRIYVCLEACKQSFQHCKDFIGLDGCFLKSPQGGQLLTAIGWDPNDQMLPIAYAVVEAETKDSWSWFLSQLASDVGLDKMGRSTFMSDQQKGLLPAYEEVIPGVDNRFCVRHL; from the exons ATGGGTTATTTTAAAGTGAAGGTTTACCATGGAGGATGGTTTACGTATAAGAACGGTCCATTAGAGTATGTGGGAGGAGAAACAACGGTGATAGAAGAGATTGACGGTGATCGGTGGTCTGTATTTGAAGCGTATGCTGAGCTAAAGCAACTTGGTTACGTCGAGGAGAATATCCCATCATTATGGTTCAAGGATCCAGTTGCTGAAGACATGGAGAAAAATCTGAAATTGTTTAAAACTGATGCGGATTCCATTGAGATGTGTCGAATAGCAGAGTTGAGAGACCATGTAGATTTATATGTTGTCCATAAGGTTCAGGACGAAGAGATGTTTCTTGATGTTGGCTACATTGATGTTGGGGATAAAGATGGGATGTGTGACATTAGTGAGGGGCAGGAGCTGGTTCCGTATGGGGGAGTAGATGAGGGGGGAAAGCAATCTAAACCATTTGCTGCTGACTCTGGGGCAGAGGACGACAATGAAGTTGGGTATGATAAATCTAGTGATAGTGACAGTCTCGATTCGGAGTACAATCCATCTGGGGAAGAGGACGATAGTGAAGATGATGTGCACTTTACTGAtagtgatgatgatgttgatccTGAGGTAAGTGGGTTTCAAGATGTGAATGTGATGAGTAAAAAACCTAGGGCTGTGAATAAGAATGCTTGTGCAAATGAGCAATTTGAGAATGTTGAGGGAGGAGACCGTGATGACTTAGATTTTGATCACCAGGTTGGGTCTGATTCAGAGCATGAGGGCTTCACATTTCCAGTTCACAAGCTTCAGAAAGATATGAGTCAATACAAATGGGAAGTTAGCACTTTGTATGCATCTCAGGATGAGTTCAAGGACACTGTAACTGCTTATGCTGTGCATACGGCAAGGTCAATCAGGTTTAGGAAGTGTGACTTGCAGAGGGTTAGGGCTGTTTGTTCGGGTGATTGTCCTTTCTGGGTGTATGCTGCAAAGGTCAGGGGTGAGGAAACTTGGCAGCTACGCAGCATGAACTTGACACACACATGCACACAAGCACACAGGGTGGGGATCTTACGTTCGAAATGGCTCGGCAAGGCGTTTAAGAAGAAGGTTGAGTCAAATCCGAAGGTGAAAATAAAGGAGTTGGTTTCGAAGGCACAGAAGAAATGGAACTTGACTGTCACTAAGTCACTGGCCACTAAGACCAAGCAGATTGCACTTGATCAAATTCAGGAAACCTTCCGAGAGCAGTATAAAAGAATTTACGATTATGGACAGGAGCTGATGAGGGCAAATCCAGGATCCTCCGTTCGCATACAAGTGCAGAGGTCCCCAGATCTTGACAGTAAAGCACCAGCATCATCAAGGACCAGTTACTGCATTTTTCAGAGGATCTATGTGTGCTTGGAAGCATGCAAGCAGAGCTTCCAGCATTGCAAGGATTTCATTGGCCTAGATGGCTGCTTTTTGAAGTCACCCCAGGGAGGACAGCTGCTAACTGCAATTGGGTGGGATCCCAATGACCAAATGCTGCCGATTGCGTATGCGGTTGTGGAAGCCGAGACGAAGGACTCATGGAGTTGGTTTCTAAGTCAGCTTGCATCTGATGTTGGGCTGGATAAGATGGGAAGATCTACTTTCATGTCTGACCAACAAAAA GGTCTGTTGCCAGCATATGAGGAGGTTATACCTGGTGTGGATAATCGGTTCTGTGTGAGACACTTGTAA
- the LOC107468340 gene encoding SUN domain-containing protein 1 isoform X2 yields MSASSVSIMATNPEARQRAVKKVTTAIEMLPTDVAVSPAGTAGEGRQPSSVREGHDLSHQSIRTGAVLRRTSNDLVPAKKASAGGGDSTAAPQRRTRKLVPKAKKPRWLTVLSVMGKNIGLLIVVWCLVQLIRMFMAKSSNAGMVSGDGAGVAGGYALAEFEGRIADIDDLLRMVQKRVDVVDKKIEEKGAALEKELKKLERLEKLEAASKKLEGNLATLKAKDWIQKGELDKVVEGLKKVKASGGLDIDEVKEFARKMIEEGIDKHAADGIGMVDYALASGGAAVVKHSEPFDVGGRGNWFSLSAKNGVHPNAEKMLKPSFGEPGQCFPLKDSSGFVQIRLRTAIVPEAITLEHVAKSVAYDRSSAPKDCRISGWLQGRNMDSVIHPERMFLLSEFTYDLDKSHAQTFKLLDSASSVVVDTVRLDFTSNHGSPSHTCIYRLRVHGHEPEIVSMMATQSL; encoded by the exons ATGTCGGCATCTTCGGTCTCTATTATGGCCACGAACCCGGAAGCGCGTCAGCGCGCGGTCAAGAAGGTCACCACCGCCATCGAAATGCTCCCCACTGATGTCGCCGTCTCACCCGCCGGGACTGCCGGGGAAGGAAGGCAACCTTCCTCCGTCCGAGAAGGCCACGACCTCAGCCACCAATCGATCCGTACCGGTGCCGTTCTCCGCCGAACTTCAAACGATTTGGTCCCAGCGAAGAAGGCCTCCGCTGGAGGCGGCGATTCCACCGCCGCGCCGCAACGGCGGACCCGGAAGCTCGTCCCGAAGGCTAAGAAGCCGCGGTGGCTGACGGTGCTGAGCGTCATGGGCAAGAATATCGGGCTTCTGATTGTTGTTTGGTGCTTGGTTCAGTTGATTCGAATGTTCATGGCGAAGTCCAGCAACGCTGGCATGGTTTCCGGAGACGGTGCTGGCGTAGCTGGCGGTTACGCCTTGGCAGAATTCGAGGGCAGGATCGCCGACATTGACGATCTGCTGAGGATGGTACAGAAGCGGGTGGATGTTGTGGACAAGAAAATTGAGGAGAAGGGCGCTGCTTTGGAGAAGGAGTTGAAGAAATTGGAGAGATTGGAGAAACTTGAAGCGGCGAGTAAGAAATTGGAAGGGAATTTGGCTACATTGAAGGCAAAAGATTGGATTCAAAAGGGAGAGCTTGATAAGGTTGTTGAGGGTTTGAAGAAAGTGAAGGCAAGTGGGGGTTTGGATATAGATGAAGTGAAGGAATTCGCGAGGAAGATGATTGAGGAAGGGATTGATAAGCATGCTGCTGATGGGATTGGGATGGTGGACTATGCATTGGCGAGTGGTGGCGCCGCCGTCGTGAAGCATTCGGAGCCGTTTGATGTGGGAGGGAGAGGGAACTGGTTCTCGTTGTCTGCTAAGAATGGTGTTCACCCCAATGCCGAAAAGATGTTGAAACCGAGCTTTGGCGAACCGGGGCAGTGCTTTCCATTGAAAGACAGTAGCGGGTTTGTTCAGATCAGGTTGAGGACTGCCATCGTCCCTGAGGCCATCACATTGGAGCATGTTGCAAAG AGCGTTGCATATGACAGATCAAGTGCTCCAAAAGACTGCAGGATCTCCGGTTGGCTACAGGGGCGTAATATGGATTCCGTTATTCATCCAGAGAGGATGTTTCTCCTATCAGAATTCACATATGACCTTGACAAGAGCCACGCTCAAACTTTCAAGTTGCTGGACTCGGCAAGTTCTGTTGTTGTCGACACAGTACGGCTCGATTTTACCTCAAACCATGGAAGCCCTTCACACACTTGTATATATCGCTTGAGGGTTCATGGTCACGAGCCCGAAATAGTTTCAATGATGGCTACACAATCATTATAA
- the LOC107468340 gene encoding SUN domain-containing protein 1 isoform X1, whose amino-acid sequence MSASSVSIMATNPEARQRAVKKVTTAIEMLPTDVAVSPAGTAGEGRQPSSVREGHDLSHQSIRTGAVLRRTSNDLVPAKKASAGGGDSTAAPQRRTRKLVPKAKKPRWLTVLSVMGKNIGLLIVVWCLVQLIRMFMAKSSNAGMVSGDGAGVAGGYALAEFEGRIADIDDLLRMVQKRVDVVDKKIEEKGAALEKELKKLERLEKLEAASKKLEGNLATLKAKDWIQKGELDKVVEGLKKVKASGGLDIDEVKEFARKMIEEGIDKHAADGIGMVDYALASGGAAVVKHSEPFDVGGRGNWFSLSAKNGVHPNAEKMLKPSFGEPGQCFPLKDSSGFVQIRLRTAIVPEAITLEHVAKRGFGGFFQSLKNLIFRLPKFESVAYDRSSAPKDCRISGWLQGRNMDSVIHPERMFLLSEFTYDLDKSHAQTFKLLDSASSVVVDTVRLDFTSNHGSPSHTCIYRLRVHGHEPEIVSMMATQSL is encoded by the exons ATGTCGGCATCTTCGGTCTCTATTATGGCCACGAACCCGGAAGCGCGTCAGCGCGCGGTCAAGAAGGTCACCACCGCCATCGAAATGCTCCCCACTGATGTCGCCGTCTCACCCGCCGGGACTGCCGGGGAAGGAAGGCAACCTTCCTCCGTCCGAGAAGGCCACGACCTCAGCCACCAATCGATCCGTACCGGTGCCGTTCTCCGCCGAACTTCAAACGATTTGGTCCCAGCGAAGAAGGCCTCCGCTGGAGGCGGCGATTCCACCGCCGCGCCGCAACGGCGGACCCGGAAGCTCGTCCCGAAGGCTAAGAAGCCGCGGTGGCTGACGGTGCTGAGCGTCATGGGCAAGAATATCGGGCTTCTGATTGTTGTTTGGTGCTTGGTTCAGTTGATTCGAATGTTCATGGCGAAGTCCAGCAACGCTGGCATGGTTTCCGGAGACGGTGCTGGCGTAGCTGGCGGTTACGCCTTGGCAGAATTCGAGGGCAGGATCGCCGACATTGACGATCTGCTGAGGATGGTACAGAAGCGGGTGGATGTTGTGGACAAGAAAATTGAGGAGAAGGGCGCTGCTTTGGAGAAGGAGTTGAAGAAATTGGAGAGATTGGAGAAACTTGAAGCGGCGAGTAAGAAATTGGAAGGGAATTTGGCTACATTGAAGGCAAAAGATTGGATTCAAAAGGGAGAGCTTGATAAGGTTGTTGAGGGTTTGAAGAAAGTGAAGGCAAGTGGGGGTTTGGATATAGATGAAGTGAAGGAATTCGCGAGGAAGATGATTGAGGAAGGGATTGATAAGCATGCTGCTGATGGGATTGGGATGGTGGACTATGCATTGGCGAGTGGTGGCGCCGCCGTCGTGAAGCATTCGGAGCCGTTTGATGTGGGAGGGAGAGGGAACTGGTTCTCGTTGTCTGCTAAGAATGGTGTTCACCCCAATGCCGAAAAGATGTTGAAACCGAGCTTTGGCGAACCGGGGCAGTGCTTTCCATTGAAAGACAGTAGCGGGTTTGTTCAGATCAGGTTGAGGACTGCCATCGTCCCTGAGGCCATCACATTGGAGCATGTTGCAAAG CGGGGTTTTGGAGGTTTTTTTCAATCACTCAAAAACCTCATTTTCAGGCTACCCAAATTTGag AGCGTTGCATATGACAGATCAAGTGCTCCAAAAGACTGCAGGATCTCCGGTTGGCTACAGGGGCGTAATATGGATTCCGTTATTCATCCAGAGAGGATGTTTCTCCTATCAGAATTCACATATGACCTTGACAAGAGCCACGCTCAAACTTTCAAGTTGCTGGACTCGGCAAGTTCTGTTGTTGTCGACACAGTACGGCTCGATTTTACCTCAAACCATGGAAGCCCTTCACACACTTGTATATATCGCTTGAGGGTTCATGGTCACGAGCCCGAAATAGTTTCAATGATGGCTACACAATCATTATAA